The genome window CTACAGTTATTTACAGATAAGTTCTCAACTGTGGGTAATACTTGCTTATCAGAAACACCATAAGTGCAAGCATCCAAAGAACAGAGAGCATCATTTTATTCATGTATTATTCATTGCCATATCTGCTGAGCTCCTTCCACAGCAGGCCACTCTGATGTTATCAAACACAGCCATGTAGAGCAGTGGATGGATGCACATGTTCAGTGTAGCCAGGCCCTTGGACACTTGGTAGGCCTTGTACACCCAGTTGCAGACAGAGTCAGGTTTGTGAACCTTCTGGTAGAAATAGTAGCTCTGGAGGAGGTGATAAGGCACAAAGGAAATGGCATACAGCACAACCACCACAAACACCATCAGGGCCACCTTCCGTTTCTCCAAGGAGGTTATATTCACATTCCTCCACACCACCCTCAACACTGCGCAGTATGATGCAAATGTGACCAGGAAGGGAATAAAACACCCAACCACAGACAGAAAGACTTTGTAAAACAAGTGAGAGTATACAACTGCATCACTGTTGGTGCAATAGGAGTAGGATACACAACAGGTTTTGTTGCTTCCGTCTGGACATGTGGAGGCAAACTTCAACACAGGAGAGGAGATGGCTGTCACAAAGATCCAAATGATGACACTGGCAGCCTTGACTTTGGCGGGGTTCACATGGTTCCGGCTGAAGAACGGGTACACAATGGCCACATAGCGGTTCACACTGATACACATGATGAAGTAGATGCTGACATACAGGTTGCAGGTGAAGAGGAAGCGTTCTATCTTACAGACCGCGATCCCAAACTGCCAGTTCTTGTCCTGCCTGTAGTAGACTATGAGCAGGGGCAGGGTGAGGACATAGAGCAGGTCACTGATGGCCAGGTTACAGGACAGCACCACACCAGTGTGCCAGCTGTTCCTATCCCTGGTCGCTAGGAGCCTCAGGGCAAACAGGTTACCAACCAACGCCACGCAGAACTCAACACCGTACATTGAAGGCAATAACTGCACTTGGAACTTGTCATCATAACAAGAAGAGTTGTGATCCATCATGTTTGTTGTGTATTGATTTCTGTGGGAGATTAGAAAATAGGAGGGGAAAAGGCTGTGCAAACTGGCTCCCAAAAGTGGTATTTATTAATCTCTGTGGAAGAAAAAGGATAAAGATATTCATTATATTCTGAAGTGGAGAACCATTCTTTTACGCAGTTCATCCTGATCCCCTAAGGGGAACTTTGCATTGTGCCACCCAATACATGTCACAACAGTTCATAACATCAATCAGTATCATTCTGTCGCAATACATGTAATAAATTGATAGTATTAGTAGTGGTTTAAGATACCGTCAGAGCTGTTGTCTTATCAGAAATATACATCTGTGgtcaaaaataaatataaacacaCTGCAGTTTTCCATACTAATGTTGTGCAATGGATAGCAAATAATAATCTAAAATACCATGGACCAAGGCGGTGTAAATCTTTAACCAACAGAATGTCTGTCCAAAACACCCCATGGAGCCATACACATGTTAAATATAATTTATCTTTAAGAAAAGCCACAAGACCGTTTCTGATGTTACTTCTCCAGTCTATTCAACAGACACAAAAACCGGAAGTATGCACCAGTATTCAAAAACAGGTGGTCAATTATAAACAGCCCACATTTACTACATTTTTGTC of Salmo trutta chromosome 1, fSalTru1.1, whole genome shotgun sequence contains these proteins:
- the p2ry11 gene encoding P2Y purinoceptor 11 translates to MMDHNSSCYDDKFQVQLLPSMYGVEFCVALVGNLFALRLLATRDRNSWHTGVVLSCNLAISDLLYVLTLPLLIVYYRQDKNWQFGIAVCKIERFLFTCNLYVSIYFIMCISVNRYVAIVYPFFSRNHVNPAKVKAASVIIWIFVTAISSPVLKFASTCPDGSNKTCCVSYSYCTNSDAVVYSHLFYKVFLSVVGCFIPFLVTFASYCAVLRVVWRNVNITSLEKRKVALMVFVVVVLYAISFVPYHLLQSYYFYQKVHKPDSVCNWVYKAYQVSKGLATLNMCIHPLLYMAVFDNIRVACCGRSSADMAMNNT